From a single Mycolicibacterium mengxianglii genomic region:
- a CDS encoding N-acyl homoserine lactonase family protein, with translation MNLVHKSKVRRIVLLTLGWEDLPKSVSVHGAPDDVRMREPVPGVLLQTDGGWVLLDTGFNTALIRDPYLRRRFYPSVEYQPLLPGPGEPIEESLADIGVDIDDIHLVALSHLHVDHAGGLKLFSGKVPVHAQRRELEFGLSNHPEPEKHAIFRIDFDDPSIDWRLADGEAEIAPGITAVPTYGHTPGHQSFVVELDESVTGGTGPNGYVFAFDAADLTENIEHELAIGGYVGVEPEETVEPIRRLKRLAGDLGYPLIPGHDPHVWPEMTQHFHDRFGAIPPKGEHV, from the coding sequence TTGAACCTCGTCCACAAGAGCAAGGTGCGGCGCATCGTGCTGCTGACGCTGGGCTGGGAAGACTTGCCCAAATCGGTGTCGGTGCACGGTGCCCCCGACGACGTGCGGATGCGTGAACCCGTCCCCGGCGTGCTGCTGCAGACCGACGGCGGCTGGGTACTGCTCGACACCGGGTTCAACACCGCGCTCATCCGGGATCCGTACCTGCGACGGCGGTTCTATCCGTCGGTGGAGTACCAGCCGCTGCTGCCCGGTCCCGGCGAGCCGATCGAGGAGAGCCTGGCCGACATCGGGGTCGATATCGACGACATCCACCTGGTGGCGTTGTCGCACCTGCACGTCGACCACGCCGGCGGCCTGAAACTGTTCTCCGGCAAGGTGCCCGTACACGCGCAGCGGCGGGAGTTGGAGTTCGGGCTGTCAAATCATCCTGAGCCCGAGAAGCATGCGATCTTCCGGATCGACTTCGACGATCCGAGTATCGACTGGCGGCTGGCCGACGGGGAAGCCGAGATCGCCCCAGGCATCACGGCGGTGCCCACCTACGGGCACACGCCCGGCCATCAGAGCTTCGTGGTCGAACTCGATGAGAGCGTCACCGGGGGAACGGGACCGAACGGTTACGTGTTCGCCTTCGACGCCGCGGACCTCACCGAGAACATCGAGCACGAACTGGCGATCGGCGGGTATGTCGGCGTGGAACCGGAGGAGACCGTGGAACCCATCCGCCGGCTCAAACGATTGGCCGGAGACCTGGGGTATCCGTTGATCCCTGGACACGACCCGCACGTGTGGCCGGAGATGACCCAGCACTTCCACGATCGCTTCGGTGCGATTCCCCCGAAGGGAGAACACGTTTGA
- a CDS encoding HNH endonuclease signature motif containing protein, which translates to MGSSAVADKEAMLAALAQLETLTAQMNRLSIDGFGPLELLELQQRREAVHRAQPVLDHKIYQRLRTECTPTELGATTYHAVLSQRLRISTTEARRRLDDADAVGPRTTMTGEPLEPVLPNMARGQIHGLISTEHIEKVRWFFTKVPSFVDYRKRAACEREFARLAVEVASNEFSRAVDKKLYLLNQDGEFTEKDRAKSRSVRIGRQNADGTVDVHITATPELASLIEAVKAKLGAPGMCNPDDEQPTVDGAPSDEQARTDTRTQAQRDHDALVAAFRALLACGELGHHNGLPTTVIVTTTLAELEKGAGHAVTAGGTLIPMSDLIRMASHAFHYLCIFDGNGIPLHLGRSKRLASPGQRIVLLAKDRGCTAPGCTASGYQCQVHHATLDWKRGGNTDIDDLTLACGPHNRLIENTSWTTGKRGDGITEWIPPPALDCGQSRINTYHHPERLLAPDDP; encoded by the coding sequence ATGGGTAGTTCAGCGGTGGCCGACAAGGAGGCGATGCTGGCTGCCCTGGCGCAATTGGAAACCTTGACTGCACAGATGAACCGGCTGTCGATCGACGGGTTCGGTCCGCTGGAGTTGTTGGAGTTGCAGCAACGCCGCGAAGCCGTCCACCGCGCCCAACCCGTCCTGGACCACAAGATCTACCAGCGGCTGCGTACCGAGTGCACGCCGACGGAGTTGGGCGCGACGACCTATCACGCGGTGTTGTCCCAACGGTTGCGGATCAGCACCACCGAAGCCCGTCGCCGCCTCGACGATGCCGATGCCGTGGGCCCGCGCACAACGATGACCGGTGAGCCGCTCGAGCCTGTGCTGCCGAACATGGCCCGCGGCCAGATCCACGGCCTGATCAGCACAGAGCACATCGAGAAAGTCCGCTGGTTCTTCACCAAAGTGCCCTCGTTCGTCGACTACCGCAAGCGTGCGGCGTGTGAGCGGGAATTCGCCCGCCTCGCGGTCGAAGTGGCTTCCAACGAGTTCAGCCGGGCCGTGGACAAAAAGCTCTACCTGCTCAACCAGGACGGCGAGTTCACCGAGAAGGACCGTGCCAAATCTCGCAGCGTCAGGATCGGACGCCAGAACGCCGACGGCACCGTCGATGTCCACATCACCGCCACCCCCGAGCTTGCTTCACTGATCGAGGCGGTCAAAGCCAAACTCGGCGCCCCAGGAATGTGCAACCCTGACGACGAGCAGCCCACGGTGGACGGCGCCCCGTCGGACGAGCAGGCGCGCACCGACACTCGCACCCAAGCCCAACGCGACCACGATGCCCTCGTCGCTGCGTTCCGTGCCCTACTGGCCTGCGGTGAACTCGGACACCACAACGGCCTACCCACCACCGTCATCGTCACCACCACCCTGGCCGAACTCGAGAAGGGCGCCGGGCACGCGGTCACCGCCGGCGGCACCCTCATCCCGATGAGCGACCTGATCCGGATGGCCAGCCACGCATTCCATTACCTGTGCATCTTCGACGGCAACGGCATCCCGCTCCACCTCGGTCGCAGTAAGCGGTTGGCCTCACCAGGGCAGCGAATCGTGTTGTTGGCCAAGGATCGAGGCTGTACCGCGCCCGGCTGCACCGCGTCGGGCTATCAATGCCAGGTCCATCACGCCACCCTGGACTGGAAGCGCGGCGGCAACACCGACATCGACGACCTCACCCTCGCCTGCGGCCCGCACAACCGGCTCATCGAGAACACTTCGTGGACCACCGGCAAACGCGGCGACGGAATCACCGAATGGATCCCACCACCGGCACTCGACTGCGGGCAATCCCGCATCAACACCTACCACCACCCGGAGCGACTCCTCGCCCCCGATGACCCGTAA
- a CDS encoding DMT family transporter, whose amino-acid sequence MRKWALLVGAIFTEVAATLALRAFQDHPAWLGVVIPGYLASFVFLTFVLRAGVAIGVTYGIWGAAGTALTACLAAVLFGDPFTLPVVIGIGLIIIGVLLVEFGSNRAGSAAGTPGTAAR is encoded by the coding sequence GTGCGTAAATGGGCCCTGCTCGTCGGGGCGATCTTCACCGAGGTTGCCGCAACGCTGGCGTTACGGGCATTTCAGGACCATCCGGCCTGGCTCGGTGTCGTCATCCCCGGCTATTTGGCGTCGTTCGTGTTCCTGACATTCGTGCTGCGCGCCGGGGTGGCGATCGGCGTCACGTACGGCATCTGGGGGGCGGCCGGAACGGCGCTGACCGCGTGCCTGGCCGCTGTGCTGTTCGGCGATCCCTTCACGCTGCCGGTGGTCATCGGCATCGGACTCATCATCATCGGGGTCCTACTGGTCGAATTCGGGTCGAACCGCGCCGGATCCGCGGCCGGCACGCCCGGGACGGCCGCGAGATGA
- a CDS encoding isopenicillin N synthase family dioxygenase encodes MNSAETLTTAGAFTEVPVINISGLYADERATREAVAAELGRAARDVGFFYISGADVDEALFEALLASTKEFFALPAEEKMRSYIGLSRCHRGYVPTGEEGLNGEKPDLKEAFDTALDLPADDPDYLAGNPMLGPNTWPELPGFAETVTAYYTAVLAVGQKLLWAFAVALGEDPDTFTRHATKTPSQLRLVHYPYDPDAQDGLGIGAHSDYECFTLLKPTAPGLEVLNGAGDWIDVPPIPGTFVVNIGDMLELWTNGAFVATSHRVRKVSQERYSFPLFFNVDYHTEVKPLPQFVTDDGPARAPLRAGEHLFAQTAQTFAYLRSRIDSGELVLPSGSLEVNSFGQQALQARN; translated from the coding sequence GTGAACAGCGCAGAGACATTGACGACAGCCGGGGCATTCACCGAGGTGCCCGTGATCAACATCAGCGGGCTGTACGCCGACGAGCGTGCCACCCGGGAAGCGGTGGCCGCCGAGCTGGGCCGTGCAGCCCGTGACGTCGGCTTCTTCTACATCAGTGGAGCCGACGTCGACGAGGCACTGTTCGAGGCCCTGCTGGCGTCGACCAAGGAGTTCTTCGCGTTACCGGCGGAGGAGAAGATGCGCTCCTACATCGGGTTGTCCCGGTGTCACCGGGGGTATGTGCCCACTGGCGAGGAGGGTCTCAACGGCGAGAAGCCGGACCTCAAAGAGGCATTCGACACCGCGCTGGACCTGCCCGCCGATGACCCCGACTACCTGGCCGGCAACCCGATGCTGGGGCCCAACACCTGGCCCGAGCTGCCCGGTTTCGCCGAGACGGTGACCGCCTATTACACGGCGGTACTGGCCGTCGGGCAGAAGTTGTTGTGGGCGTTCGCAGTTGCGCTCGGCGAGGACCCGGACACCTTCACCCGACATGCCACCAAGACGCCGAGCCAACTACGGCTGGTGCATTACCCCTACGACCCGGACGCCCAGGACGGGCTGGGCATCGGCGCGCACAGCGACTATGAGTGCTTCACCCTGCTGAAGCCGACGGCACCGGGGTTGGAGGTGCTCAACGGTGCCGGTGACTGGATCGATGTGCCGCCGATCCCCGGGACGTTCGTCGTCAACATCGGCGACATGCTCGAACTGTGGACCAACGGGGCGTTCGTCGCCACCAGCCACCGCGTCCGGAAGGTGAGCCAGGAGCGGTACTCGTTCCCGTTGTTCTTCAACGTCGACTACCACACCGAGGTGAAACCCCTGCCGCAGTTCGTCACCGACGACGGTCCGGCCCGGGCGCCGCTGCGGGCGGGGGAGCATCTGTTCGCCCAGACCGCACAGACTTTCGCCTATCTGCGGTCGCGGATCGACAGCGGTGAACTGGTGCTGCCCAGTGGGTCACTGGAGGTGAACTCCTTCGGGCAACAGGCGCTGCAGGCGCGCAACTGA
- a CDS encoding YybH family protein gives MRSKAQHPEDLTRLFVEFSNAGDAEGVAQLYEENAVLAYPPGSHTVGRAAIRQLWQQVLDQRPRFEQEDPLPTLIIGDIALTSTPPRDGAGARAQVVRRQADGSWLRILDQPEFVPTQQG, from the coding sequence ATGCGATCGAAAGCACAGCACCCCGAAGACCTGACCCGGCTGTTCGTCGAGTTCTCCAACGCCGGGGACGCCGAAGGTGTGGCGCAGCTCTACGAAGAGAACGCCGTGCTGGCCTACCCGCCCGGCAGCCACACGGTGGGACGTGCCGCGATCCGGCAACTGTGGCAGCAGGTGCTCGACCAGCGTCCCCGGTTCGAACAGGAGGACCCGTTGCCCACCCTGATCATCGGCGATATCGCATTGACCTCCACACCGCCACGTGACGGTGCCGGCGCCCGCGCCCAGGTGGTGCGGCGGCAGGCCGACGGCAGCTGGCTGCGAATCCTGGATCAGCCCGAGTTTGTGCCCACGCAACAGGGCTAG
- the malQ gene encoding 4-alpha-glucanotransferase, protein MENVPDVDAGLSDLANRFGVATSYTDWTGRTVDVAEHTLVAVLGALGIEAGTPEQRAAALREQDRAYWARALPPTIVARAGTGATFWAHVTHGEDAQVWVRLEDGVARTDIRQVDNFTPPFDLDGRLVGEASFAVPADLPLGYHRVHLRSGGLETTATLIITPPWQGLPERMGSRRLWGMATQLYSVRSKRSWGVGDLTDLADLAVWSGAEHGAGYVLINPLHAAAPTAPMEPSPYLPTSRRYVNPLYLRVEAIPEYAELPKRSRVRRLREGVQARARKLDGVDRDASWSAKRKALKMIHAVRPSAGRALAYQAYRDREGKALDDFATWCALADRHGADWHEWPQELRHPDSPEVAAFAAKHASAVDFHRWLQWQLDDQLASAQSSAVRAGMTLGVMADLAVGVHPNGADAWALQDILALGVTAGAPPDEYNQLGQDWSQPPWRPDQLEQDEYLPFRALIQSVLRHAGGVRIDHIIGLFRLWWIPQGALPTEGTYVRYDHEAMIGIVALEAHRADAVVVGEDLGTVEPWVRDYLRDRGLLGTSILWFELDRDGSGGPLPAEQWREYCLSSVTTHDLPPTAGYLAGDHVRLRDSLGLLTRPVAEEVAADKQVNAAWIAELQRVGLLPGGIGTDVADLTDEQIILALYRYLGRTPSRLLAVALTDAVGDRRAQNQPGTIDEYPNWRVPLTDSSGKPMLLEAVFTDPRAAELSAAMHQITTPGI, encoded by the coding sequence ATGGAGAACGTGCCTGACGTGGATGCTGGACTCAGCGACCTCGCGAACCGTTTCGGTGTCGCCACCTCCTACACCGACTGGACCGGCAGAACCGTCGACGTCGCCGAGCACACGTTGGTGGCGGTCCTCGGCGCCCTCGGAATCGAGGCGGGAACCCCGGAGCAGCGTGCCGCCGCACTGCGGGAGCAGGACCGCGCGTACTGGGCCAGGGCGTTACCGCCCACGATCGTCGCCAGGGCCGGAACCGGTGCGACGTTCTGGGCGCACGTGACCCACGGCGAGGACGCCCAGGTATGGGTGCGCCTCGAAGACGGCGTGGCGCGCACCGACATTCGTCAGGTCGACAACTTCACGCCCCCGTTCGACCTCGACGGCCGGCTGGTCGGTGAGGCGTCGTTCGCCGTTCCGGCCGATCTACCGCTCGGCTATCACCGCGTCCATCTGCGGTCCGGTGGCCTCGAGACCACCGCCACGCTGATCATCACTCCGCCGTGGCAGGGGCTGCCGGAGCGGATGGGCAGCCGCCGACTCTGGGGTATGGCGACCCAGCTCTACAGCGTGCGGTCCAAGCGCTCGTGGGGGGTCGGCGATCTGACCGACCTTGCTGATCTGGCGGTGTGGTCCGGCGCCGAGCACGGAGCCGGTTATGTGTTGATCAACCCACTGCACGCGGCGGCGCCGACTGCGCCGATGGAACCGTCGCCGTACCTGCCGACATCACGGCGCTACGTCAACCCGCTGTACCTGCGGGTGGAGGCCATCCCCGAGTACGCCGAGCTCCCCAAGCGCAGCCGGGTGCGCCGGTTGCGTGAGGGCGTGCAGGCGCGGGCCCGTAAGCTCGACGGCGTCGACCGTGACGCATCGTGGTCCGCAAAACGTAAGGCGCTCAAGATGATTCACGCGGTCCGCCCCTCGGCGGGCCGCGCGCTCGCCTATCAGGCTTACCGCGACCGGGAGGGCAAGGCCCTCGACGACTTCGCAACGTGGTGCGCGCTGGCCGACCGGCACGGCGCCGATTGGCACGAGTGGCCGCAAGAACTGCGTCACCCCGACTCCCCCGAGGTCGCCGCGTTCGCCGCCAAGCACGCCTCCGCGGTGGATTTCCATCGCTGGCTGCAGTGGCAGCTCGACGACCAATTGGCGTCGGCACAGTCGTCCGCGGTGCGTGCCGGGATGACGCTGGGTGTGATGGCCGACCTCGCGGTCGGAGTGCACCCCAACGGGGCCGACGCCTGGGCGCTGCAGGACATCCTGGCTTTGGGCGTCACCGCGGGTGCCCCGCCGGATGAGTACAACCAGCTCGGCCAGGACTGGTCCCAGCCGCCGTGGCGTCCCGATCAGCTCGAGCAAGACGAGTACCTGCCGTTCCGGGCATTGATCCAAAGCGTGCTGCGGCATGCCGGGGGTGTGCGCATCGACCACATCATCGGCCTGTTCCGGTTGTGGTGGATCCCGCAGGGCGCCTTGCCCACTGAGGGCACGTATGTGCGTTATGACCACGAGGCGATGATCGGCATCGTGGCGCTGGAGGCGCACCGCGCCGACGCGGTGGTGGTGGGTGAGGACCTGGGAACCGTCGAGCCGTGGGTGCGTGACTATCTGCGCGACCGCGGGCTGCTGGGCACCTCGATCCTGTGGTTCGAGCTCGACCGTGACGGCTCCGGTGGCCCGCTGCCCGCCGAGCAGTGGCGGGAGTACTGCTTGTCGTCGGTGACCACCCACGATCTACCGCCGACCGCCGGCTACCTCGCCGGTGATCATGTGCGACTTCGGGATTCACTCGGGTTACTGACCCGGCCGGTCGCCGAGGAAGTCGCCGCGGACAAGCAGGTGAATGCGGCCTGGATTGCCGAGCTGCAGCGGGTCGGTCTGTTGCCCGGGGGCATCGGTACCGATGTCGCGGATCTGACCGACGAGCAGATCATCCTGGCGCTGTACCGCTACCTGGGGCGTACACCGTCGCGGCTGCTCGCGGTGGCGCTCACCGATGCAGTCGGCGACCGCCGCGCGCAGAATCAGCCCGGCACCATCGATGAGTATCCGAATTGGCGTGTCCCGCTGACGGATTCGTCAGGAAAGCCGATGCTGTTGGAGGCGGTGTTCACCGACCCGCGAGCGGCGGAGCTGAGCGCGGCCATGCACCAGATCACCACACCGGGGATCTGA
- a CDS encoding DMT family transporter, which produces MWLPLVCAIVVEVAATLALRASNGFRRKIWLVPVVVGYVASFILLSWSLSLGMPVGIAYGVWSACGVALVALIAKYLFAEPLTWVMGLGIGFIIAGVLTIEVLGSTH; this is translated from the coding sequence ATGTGGCTTCCGCTGGTCTGCGCCATCGTGGTGGAAGTCGCCGCCACCCTGGCCCTGCGGGCCTCCAACGGGTTCCGCCGAAAAATATGGCTGGTACCGGTGGTGGTCGGCTACGTGGCGTCGTTCATCCTGCTGTCGTGGTCACTGTCCCTGGGTATGCCCGTGGGCATCGCCTACGGCGTCTGGTCGGCCTGTGGGGTGGCACTCGTCGCGCTCATCGCCAAGTACCTTTTCGCCGAGCCGCTCACCTGGGTGATGGGGCTCGGGATCGGGTTCATCATCGCCGGGGTCCTCACTATCGAGGTTCTGGGCTCGACGCACTGA
- a CDS encoding ABC transporter substrate-binding protein, translating into MSNPPRRTSARRRSLAALAAGATVMLTLAACGGSDSGGGEPNAAPADKVLHLSFLQDPGQPPDPDVFYAGQGLLLTTNIYEGLLQYKAGTEKPEIEPLLATEWTESPDHKVFTFKLREGVTFHDGTPFTSAAVKASFDRRLAVNQGPAYMVQGIESITTQGDFDVTITLTEPNAAFLDYIAAPYGPRMVSPTGLEKNAGDDNAESYLTNHDLGTGPYTLTAAEVGSRYALAAFDEYWGDKPYFETVEIPVVTDVSAQQLQFNNGQIAAILHDLPSSAVQSYLDDDKYNHYSLPTMMSNYLYLNPHKGMLTDAGNRTALLQAIDAEALVKQTYFGRGKVAEQVYPPNMMAPEFAKQDIAHDPSKLTEIAAGLPADQKSITIGYDSSNPDNQLVSNLIQTQLAAAGLTAKVQSYPTSEIYGWIGTDGMSAPDVFTALAWPDAPSPYTWGHISFDPDGGLNYLGCSAPPITEALAEGLVSGAPEPFSTAALEATKTGCWMNIADVDDFMVAQPWLKGVEESHVVTNPNTLRLATLTAG; encoded by the coding sequence ATGAGCAACCCACCCCGGCGTACGTCCGCGCGCCGCCGCAGCCTGGCGGCACTCGCCGCAGGTGCGACCGTCATGCTGACCCTGGCTGCGTGCGGCGGATCCGACTCCGGCGGTGGTGAACCCAACGCGGCGCCGGCCGACAAGGTGCTGCATCTGTCCTTCCTGCAGGATCCGGGGCAGCCGCCGGACCCGGACGTCTTCTACGCCGGTCAGGGTCTGCTGTTGACCACCAACATCTATGAAGGCCTGCTGCAGTACAAGGCGGGCACCGAAAAGCCGGAGATCGAGCCGCTGCTGGCCACCGAATGGACCGAGTCGCCAGACCACAAGGTGTTCACCTTCAAGCTGCGCGAAGGTGTCACCTTCCACGACGGAACGCCGTTCACCTCGGCAGCGGTGAAGGCGTCGTTCGACCGTCGACTCGCGGTGAACCAGGGACCTGCGTACATGGTCCAGGGCATCGAATCCATCACCACTCAAGGCGATTTCGACGTCACCATCACCCTCACAGAACCCAACGCCGCGTTCCTGGACTACATCGCCGCCCCGTATGGCCCGCGGATGGTCAGCCCGACCGGCCTGGAGAAGAACGCCGGTGACGACAATGCCGAGAGCTATCTGACCAACCATGACCTGGGCACGGGGCCGTACACCCTGACCGCCGCCGAGGTGGGTTCGCGTTACGCACTGGCTGCTTTTGATGAATATTGGGGCGACAAGCCCTATTTCGAGACCGTCGAGATCCCGGTCGTCACCGACGTCTCGGCACAGCAGTTGCAGTTCAACAACGGCCAGATCGCCGCCATCCTGCATGACCTGCCGTCCTCGGCGGTGCAGTCCTATCTCGATGACGACAAATACAACCACTACTCACTGCCGACGATGATGTCGAACTACCTGTACCTCAACCCGCACAAGGGGATGCTCACCGATGCGGGCAACCGCACCGCCCTGCTGCAGGCGATCGATGCCGAGGCACTGGTGAAACAGACGTACTTCGGGCGTGGCAAGGTGGCCGAACAGGTGTACCCGCCGAACATGATGGCACCGGAATTCGCCAAGCAGGACATCGCGCACGATCCGTCCAAGCTGACCGAGATCGCCGCCGGACTGCCGGCCGATCAGAAGTCCATCACCATCGGCTACGACTCATCGAACCCAGATAATCAGTTGGTCAGCAACCTGATCCAGACGCAACTGGCCGCAGCAGGGCTGACCGCGAAGGTGCAGAGCTACCCGACTTCGGAGATCTACGGCTGGATCGGCACCGACGGTATGTCCGCACCCGATGTGTTCACCGCGCTGGCGTGGCCGGACGCTCCCTCGCCCTACACCTGGGGCCACATCTCGTTCGACCCGGACGGCGGCCTGAATTACCTGGGTTGTTCGGCGCCGCCGATCACCGAGGCGCTGGCCGAGGGCCTGGTATCCGGTGCACCGGAACCGTTCTCGACGGCAGCACTGGAAGCCACCAAGACCGGCTGCTGGATGAACATCGCCGACGTCGACGACTTCATGGTGGCGCAGCCGTGGCTCAAGGGCGTGGAGGAATCCCATGTCGTCACCAATCCGAACACGTTGCGTCTCGCGACGTTGACGGCCGGGTGA
- a CDS encoding MFS transporter, giving the protein MATAPADRRARVAVSVLFLTNGAIFANLLPRYPEIKATLQTSNTLFGLSVAAFPAGALISGLAAGGLIRRFTSARVAVLSSLVIAVFTLVAGTAPVAWAFALAMFVAGAGDSLTDVAQNAHALRLQRSYGRSIINSLHALWSVGAVLGGAMGSAAIALGVGITTQLAVSGLAFGLLCLFSYRYLLPGPDHDESPGAAKRAADAGGQRRLVIYGVLMVLAVLAIAGAAVEDAGQSWATLYLHENLGAPAALAGFGFIALVGAQFVGRMLGDRLVDKFGERNVARAGGLLTAAGMGLALAFPSLPGTIVGFAAAGFGVATVVPAAFHAADNVRGLPPSAGLTVVTWLMRVGFLGAPPLVGAVADATSLRLGLVIVPVAGVVIMLAASVLAPRKLPQVSASSPEPR; this is encoded by the coding sequence GTGGCTACCGCACCCGCTGATCGACGTGCCCGTGTCGCGGTGTCGGTGTTGTTCCTCACGAACGGCGCGATATTCGCCAACCTGTTGCCGCGCTACCCCGAGATCAAAGCCACCCTCCAGACGTCGAACACCCTGTTCGGGTTGTCCGTGGCGGCCTTTCCGGCAGGCGCCCTGATATCGGGGCTGGCCGCCGGCGGCCTGATCCGGCGGTTCACCTCCGCCCGGGTCGCCGTGCTGAGCAGCCTCGTGATCGCGGTGTTCACCCTGGTGGCGGGGACCGCGCCGGTGGCGTGGGCATTCGCGCTGGCGATGTTCGTTGCCGGCGCCGGTGACTCGCTGACCGATGTCGCGCAGAACGCCCACGCCTTGCGATTGCAACGAAGCTACGGCCGCTCGATCATCAACTCGCTGCATGCCCTCTGGTCGGTCGGTGCGGTGCTCGGTGGAGCGATGGGCTCGGCGGCGATCGCGCTGGGAGTGGGAATCACCACCCAGCTGGCGGTCTCCGGGCTGGCGTTCGGCCTGCTGTGCCTGTTCAGCTACCGCTACCTGTTGCCGGGGCCCGACCATGACGAGTCACCCGGGGCCGCCAAGCGGGCCGCCGACGCCGGCGGTCAACGCAGACTGGTCATCTACGGCGTGCTGATGGTGCTGGCGGTGCTGGCCATCGCCGGGGCGGCCGTCGAGGACGCCGGCCAGTCGTGGGCCACGCTCTACCTCCACGAGAACCTCGGTGCCCCGGCAGCCTTGGCGGGGTTCGGGTTCATCGCGCTGGTCGGGGCCCAGTTCGTCGGACGGATGCTCGGTGACCGGCTGGTGGACAAATTCGGTGAACGCAACGTCGCCCGCGCCGGCGGTCTGTTGACTGCCGCCGGGATGGGGCTGGCGCTGGCCTTCCCCAGCTTGCCGGGAACCATCGTCGGGTTCGCCGCCGCCGGCTTCGGCGTGGCCACCGTGGTTCCCGCGGCCTTCCATGCCGCCGACAATGTGCGCGGTCTGCCGCCGAGTGCCGGGCTGACGGTGGTGACCTGGCTGATGCGCGTCGGTTTCCTGGGAGCGCCGCCGCTGGTCGGGGCGGTGGCCGATGCAACGAGTCTGAGGTTGGGGCTGGTGATCGTCCCGGTGGCCGGCGTGGTGATCATGCTCGCCGCGTCGGTGCTGGCGCCCCGAAAGCTGCCGCAGGTCAGTGCGTCGAGCCCAGAACCTCGATAG
- a CDS encoding LysR family transcriptional regulator — protein MELRQLEYFVAVAEEANFTRAAARVHISQSGVSAQIKALESELGQPLFDRSSRVARLTAAGKAALGPARAALAATAAVRDAVDDVAGVLRGTLCIGMVTGCTITPLFAAVEAYRQVHPGVKLAMRENDSQSMLAEIETGSLDLAIVGTAGAPPATVESMTIISEPLAALVPAGHALAGRKRVDYATLVGEPLVSMPSGTGVRAALEIGCEQLGFAPLVAVEASAADAIADLCARGVGIGVLSESMAREYTDRLSVVRLGGNPVPAVLAVVWSRTPSPAVRAFVPRLAAAFKK, from the coding sequence ATGGAGCTGAGGCAGCTCGAGTACTTCGTGGCCGTCGCCGAAGAAGCCAACTTCACGCGCGCCGCCGCGCGGGTGCACATCAGCCAGTCCGGTGTCAGCGCACAGATCAAGGCGCTGGAATCCGAACTCGGTCAACCGTTGTTCGACCGGTCCTCCCGCGTGGCCCGACTGACTGCGGCGGGGAAGGCGGCGCTGGGGCCGGCGCGAGCGGCCCTGGCGGCCACCGCGGCTGTGCGAGATGCGGTGGACGACGTGGCCGGTGTCCTACGCGGCACGCTGTGCATCGGAATGGTGACCGGATGCACCATCACGCCGCTGTTCGCAGCTGTCGAAGCCTACCGGCAGGTTCATCCCGGGGTGAAACTTGCGATGCGCGAGAATGATTCACAATCGATGCTGGCCGAAATCGAAACAGGCAGCCTCGACCTGGCGATCGTCGGCACGGCTGGTGCACCGCCGGCCACCGTGGAGTCGATGACCATCATCAGCGAACCGCTGGCCGCGTTGGTGCCGGCCGGGCACGCGTTGGCCGGCCGCAAGAGGGTGGACTACGCCACGTTGGTAGGGGAGCCGCTGGTGTCGATGCCGTCGGGCACCGGTGTGCGCGCTGCACTCGAAATCGGTTGTGAGCAGCTGGGTTTCGCCCCCCTGGTCGCCGTCGAGGCCAGTGCCGCCGACGCCATCGCCGATCTCTGTGCGCGCGGCGTCGGCATCGGGGTGCTGTCGGAATCCATGGCGCGGGAGTACACCGACCGGCTTTCTGTGGTGCGGCTTGGTGGCAACCCGGTGCCTGCTGTCCTGGCCGTGGTCTGGTCTCGCACACCGAGCCCAGCGGTGCGGGCATTCGTCCCGCGACTCGCTGCGGCATTCAAGAAGTAG